The following coding sequences lie in one Dehalococcoidia bacterium genomic window:
- the obgE gene encoding GTPase ObgE, translated as MIDRVEIVTKAGDGGDGMISFRREKYIPYGGPDGGDGGNGGSVIIKADRNSNTLLSYRRGRKKFAAGEGLNGASKKKHGRDGEDLILPVPLGTIIYKRGAKEPVADLTTDGQCFLAAKGGRGGKGNVHFASSTNQAPRIAQRGDKGEEVSLVLELRLLGDVGIIGHPSVGKSTLLATASAARPKIAAYPFTTTEPVLGVASVDDRTFVLVEIPGLIEGAHRGAGLGLDFLRHAERTRVLIHLIDGNTADPKIDMDKVNEELALFSAGLSAKPQIIAVNKIDIPEVRERVPSLKRKLKHTGLPVHFISAATGEGVDKLMAAACNMLDVAAPVAPKEELRVLRPQAQRERVKVSRDGDVYVVSYQKAEKLIERMDVSSWEARAYIWSQLSSMGVVAALKKAGAEPGAVVRFGKIELAWD; from the coding sequence TTGATCGACAGAGTTGAAATAGTGACAAAAGCCGGCGACGGCGGTGACGGGATGATCAGTTTTAGAAGGGAAAAGTATATTCCTTATGGCGGGCCGGATGGCGGTGACGGAGGAAACGGCGGGAGTGTGATAATCAAAGCAGACAGAAATTCGAATACTCTGCTAAGCTACCGCCGCGGCAGGAAGAAATTCGCCGCGGGAGAAGGTTTAAACGGAGCCTCAAAAAAGAAGCACGGTAGGGATGGAGAGGACCTGATCCTGCCGGTTCCTCTAGGAACGATTATATATAAGCGTGGAGCGAAGGAACCTGTTGCGGACCTGACAACGGACGGTCAGTGCTTCTTGGCTGCGAAAGGCGGTCGCGGAGGAAAAGGAAATGTACATTTCGCCTCATCGACTAATCAGGCGCCGCGTATAGCACAGAGGGGCGACAAAGGCGAAGAGGTCTCGCTTGTGCTGGAACTAAGGCTCTTGGGTGACGTAGGGATCATCGGCCATCCGAGCGTCGGCAAGTCTACCCTGCTGGCCACCGCTTCAGCGGCGCGGCCCAAGATTGCGGCGTACCCATTCACGACGACGGAACCCGTCCTGGGTGTTGCGTCGGTCGACGACAGGACGTTCGTCCTTGTTGAAATCCCGGGCCTTATTGAGGGAGCGCACCGCGGCGCAGGACTTGGACTGGATTTTCTACGACACGCCGAACGCACCAGGGTGCTGATACATCTAATCGACGGGAACACCGCCGACCCGAAGATTGATATGGATAAAGTGAATGAGGAGCTGGCCCTTTTCAGCGCCGGCCTGTCGGCGAAACCTCAAATCATAGCCGTTAACAAGATCGACATCCCGGAGGTTAGGGAACGCGTACCGTCATTAAAGAGAAAGCTGAAACACACCGGATTGCCCGTTCATTTTATATCCGCGGCGACGGGAGAGGGCGTCGATAAGTTGATGGCTGCTGCCTGTAATATGCTTGATGTTGCTGCCCCGGTCGCGCCGAAAGAGGAATTAAGGGTTCTCCGCCCACAGGCACAGAGGGAAAGGGTGAAAGTGTCTCGCGACGGCGATGTGTACGTTGTATCGTATCAAAAGGCTGAGAAGCTCATTGAGAGGATGGACGTTAGCAGTTGGGAGGCGCGGGCTTATATATGGTCTCAGTTATCAAGCATGGGTGTCGTCGCCGCCTTGAAAAAGGCCGGGGCAGAACCCGGGGCCGTCGTTCGATTTGGTAAAATCGAGCTGGCGTGGGATTGA
- the gyrB gene encoding DNA topoisomerase (ATP-hydrolyzing) subunit B: MKLNSIASGEYTADDIEVLSGIEAVRRRPGMYIGSTGPAGLHHLMYEIVYNSIDEALAGFCNKIDVVISKDNSVTVSDNGRGIPVEEHHATGASALEAVMTTLHAGGKFGGRSYKVSGGLHGVGASVVNALSSECSVEVRRNGKLYRQEYKRGLAQTPVTVVGDCEGTGTTTTFLADEKIFGEINWDHNLLVLRFREMCYLTKGVEIHFEDKRTDDEVAFLFEGGIASFAKYLNKDRKVLHEPIYMSKQVGGTDVEVSLQYNEGFAEHVLAFANCINTEDGGSHITGFRAALTRVINDTARSLKLLKEDDANLIGDDTREGLVAIVSVKISEPQFEGQTKAKLGNPEVKGHVETVVSDELALYLNEHPADAKRIVDKCMTSARARDAARKARDLVLRKNAMDLGNLPGKLADCSDKNPDECEIYLVEGESAGGSAKQGRDRRFQAILPLKGKILNVEKASPEKMLNHEEIRTIITALGAGLDDQIDLAKLRYNRVIIMTDADVDGAHIRTLLLTFFFRHMAELIHHGHLYIAQPPLYRISMGKEKLWAYNDKHMEEIIKKGKGKGSVQRFKGLGEMSSEQLWETTMNPETRTLLQVSVQDAVEADKIFETLMGEEVQPRKAFIQAHAANVKNLDV; the protein is encoded by the coding sequence CACCTGATGTACGAAATAGTATACAACAGCATCGACGAGGCGCTGGCCGGCTTCTGTAATAAAATCGACGTAGTTATATCCAAGGATAATAGCGTCACAGTCAGCGACAACGGTCGCGGCATACCGGTTGAAGAGCATCATGCGACCGGGGCTTCCGCCCTCGAGGCCGTTATGACCACGCTGCATGCCGGAGGTAAATTCGGCGGACGCAGCTACAAGGTCTCGGGCGGCCTTCACGGCGTCGGCGCGTCGGTGGTAAACGCCCTCTCCTCGGAGTGCAGCGTGGAGGTCAGGCGCAACGGAAAACTCTATCGTCAGGAATATAAGCGCGGCCTGGCCCAGACGCCGGTCACGGTAGTAGGCGATTGCGAGGGCACCGGAACCACAACCACGTTCCTCGCCGACGAGAAGATATTCGGCGAGATCAATTGGGATCACAACCTGCTGGTTCTGCGCTTTCGCGAGATGTGTTACCTGACCAAAGGCGTGGAGATACATTTCGAAGACAAGCGCACCGACGACGAGGTGGCTTTTCTCTTCGAAGGCGGCATCGCCAGTTTCGCCAAGTACTTGAACAAGGACCGCAAGGTGCTGCACGAGCCAATATATATGTCCAAGCAGGTAGGCGGCACCGACGTTGAGGTATCGCTCCAATACAACGAGGGCTTCGCGGAGCACGTGCTGGCCTTCGCCAATTGCATAAACACGGAGGACGGCGGAAGCCACATCACCGGCTTTCGCGCAGCCCTGACCCGCGTCATCAACGATACCGCCCGCAGCCTCAAGCTCCTTAAAGAAGACGACGCCAACCTTATCGGCGACGACACCCGCGAGGGCCTCGTCGCCATCGTCAGTGTAAAAATATCAGAGCCCCAGTTCGAGGGACAGACCAAGGCCAAGCTGGGCAACCCGGAGGTGAAGGGACATGTCGAGACCGTGGTGTCCGACGAGCTGGCCCTATACCTTAACGAACACCCGGCAGACGCCAAGCGCATCGTAGACAAATGTATGACCTCGGCCCGCGCCCGGGACGCCGCGCGCAAAGCGCGCGACCTGGTGCTGCGCAAGAACGCCATGGACCTGGGCAACCTCCCCGGTAAGCTGGCCGACTGCTCGGACAAGAACCCCGACGAGTGCGAGATTTACCTTGTCGAGGGCGAATCGGCCGGAGGCTCCGCCAAACAGGGACGCGATCGCCGCTTCCAGGCGATACTGCCATTAAAAGGCAAAATCCTGAACGTAGAAAAGGCTTCTCCCGAGAAGATGCTCAATCATGAGGAAATTCGCACCATCATCACCGCCCTGGGTGCCGGCCTCGACGACCAGATCGACCTCGCAAAACTGCGGTATAATCGCGTCATAATCATGACCGACGCGGACGTGGACGGCGCCCATATCCGCACCCTGCTGCTGACCTTCTTCTTCCGCCACATGGCCGAGCTTATCCATCACGGCCATCTTTATATCGCCCAGCCGCCGCTCTACCGAATCTCCATGGGCAAAGAGAAGCTCTGGGCCTATAACGACAAGCATATGGAAGAAATAATCAAGAAGGGAAAAGGAAAGGGTTCGGTCCAGCGATTCAAAGGGCTGGGGGAAATGAGTTCCGAGCAGCTCTGGGAGACCACGATGAACCCCGAGACGCGCACCCTCCTACAGGTAAGCGTCCAGGACGCGGTGGAGGCGGATAAGATCTTCGAGACGCTCATGGGCGAGGAAGTCCAGCCGCGCAAGGCCTTCATCCAGGCCCACGCAGCCAATGTCAAGAACCTGGATGTTTAA
- the dnaA gene encoding chromosomal replication initiator protein DnaA: protein MPVNESAKEIWEAALGDLQLQTNQTNYNTWLRDTSGISYEDDTFTIGVSSPFTAEYLEQRLASIIQKTLTRITGKELELAFQIQQQEASVKSKSGKASKASGNGNYRKPSYNGFNPKYTFDSFIVGSCNRLAEAAARAVAEKPGYTYNPLFIYGGVGLGKTHLLHAIGHAVTKNKLNALLVSTEQFTNEFIKAIREGKTEDFRQKYRSVDVLLIDDIHFIGGKEQTQEGFFHTFNDLHNGSRQIVLTSDRPPKAINLLEDRLRSRFEWGLTTDIQPPDLETRVAILQAKAEEDKVDIPQDVLHFMARRISKSIRELEGSLNRVAALARAKDKKITMDLASEALDESMDAAPRRKPSIPTVLATVARYFDIPPDALTGQKRDKITAKARHISVYLLREDAACSYSQIGKALGDRDHSSIIRGYNRIEGEIEGNAALRREVLDIRDRIYQRGRASDV from the coding sequence ATGCCTGTTAACGAATCCGCTAAGGAAATCTGGGAGGCAGCGTTAGGGGACCTACAGCTACAAACCAATCAAACTAACTATAATACGTGGCTTCGGGACACCTCCGGAATAAGTTACGAAGACGACACCTTCACTATAGGCGTCTCTTCTCCCTTTACTGCGGAGTACTTGGAGCAGCGACTGGCGTCTATTATTCAGAAGACGCTGACCCGTATAACAGGCAAGGAGCTTGAATTAGCGTTTCAGATACAGCAGCAAGAGGCTTCTGTCAAATCCAAGAGCGGCAAGGCAAGCAAAGCATCCGGCAACGGGAACTATCGCAAACCCAGCTATAACGGTTTCAATCCCAAATATACTTTTGATTCATTCATCGTGGGCAGCTGCAACCGCCTGGCCGAGGCGGCGGCTCGAGCTGTGGCGGAGAAACCGGGATACACTTACAACCCGCTATTTATCTATGGAGGCGTGGGCTTAGGCAAAACCCACCTCCTTCATGCTATCGGCCATGCCGTAACCAAAAACAAACTCAACGCTCTGCTAGTCAGCACCGAACAGTTCACCAATGAGTTCATCAAAGCGATTCGGGAAGGAAAGACCGAGGACTTCCGGCAGAAGTACCGCAGCGTCGACGTCCTGTTAATCGATGATATTCACTTTATAGGCGGCAAAGAGCAGACACAGGAAGGCTTTTTCCATACGTTCAACGACCTTCACAACGGCAGCCGCCAGATCGTCCTCACCAGCGACCGCCCGCCAAAGGCCATCAACCTCCTTGAGGACAGGCTGCGTTCCCGTTTCGAATGGGGATTAACCACCGACATACAGCCCCCGGACCTTGAGACGCGCGTGGCCATCCTGCAGGCCAAGGCGGAAGAAGATAAGGTTGATATACCTCAGGACGTACTACACTTCATGGCCCGCAGGATATCCAAAAGCATACGCGAGTTGGAAGGATCGTTAAACCGTGTTGCCGCCCTGGCAAGAGCGAAGGATAAGAAGATAACCATGGATCTGGCATCGGAGGCACTGGACGAATCTATGGATGCCGCGCCCCGCCGCAAGCCGTCCATACCTACCGTTCTCGCTACCGTTGCCCGGTATTTCGATATCCCCCCCGACGCGCTGACCGGGCAGAAACGCGATAAGATCACGGCAAAGGCGCGGCACATATCCGTATACCTTCTAAGGGAGGATGCGGCGTGCTCTTACAGCCAGATCGGTAAGGCCCTGGGCGACCGCGACCACTCATCCATAATCAGGGGCTACAACAGAATCGAGGGTGAGATCGAAGGCAACGCCGCTCTGCGCCGCGAGGTTTTAGACATCCGCGACCGTATATATCAAAGAGGCCGCGCCAGCGACGTCTAA
- the fmt gene encoding methionyl-tRNA formyltransferase, whose amino-acid sequence MRVVFMGVPDFAVPALARLAGSEHDVIAVYTRMDKPSGRGRATTVSPVKRAAERMGLNVRQVENFKDAEDTAALAKLKPDVIIVASFGVILPQSVLDIPPYNCINLHPSLLPRYRGPTPIPAAILAGDDVTGTTIMLIERKVDSGPILAQREFPIYPSDTTGSLTNKLAQVSADLLMEMLPDWFGRAVTPRPQRDEEATYTKAISKSDGEVDWNLSAVDLWRRVRAYYPWPVAFTSWSGRGIRILEASPQDGRVDMPGRVLDLGDGGFGVQAGDGILKLARVQVEGKREMSVEEFVRGHRGFVGSVLPS is encoded by the coding sequence ATGCGCGTAGTATTTATGGGCGTCCCTGATTTTGCCGTGCCTGCGCTGGCGCGGCTTGCCGGCAGCGAGCACGATGTGATCGCCGTATATACAAGGATGGATAAGCCGTCGGGCCGCGGGCGGGCTACAACCGTGTCGCCGGTCAAACGCGCGGCGGAGAGAATGGGCCTGAACGTGCGCCAGGTCGAGAACTTCAAAGATGCGGAGGACACGGCGGCGCTGGCGAAACTTAAGCCGGACGTCATAATTGTCGCTTCATTTGGCGTGATACTTCCTCAGTCGGTCCTGGATATTCCACCATACAACTGTATTAACCTTCATCCTTCGCTGCTGCCGCGCTACCGCGGTCCCACCCCGATACCTGCGGCGATACTTGCCGGCGACGACGTTACCGGCACCACCATCATGCTCATCGAGAGGAAGGTCGACAGCGGTCCCATACTGGCGCAGCGCGAGTTTCCGATTTACCCGTCCGATACGACGGGGTCGCTTACGAATAAGCTGGCGCAGGTGTCCGCCGACCTGCTGATGGAGATGTTGCCCGACTGGTTTGGCCGGGCCGTAACGCCGCGGCCGCAGAGGGACGAAGAAGCGACGTATACTAAGGCCATAAGTAAAAGCGACGGAGAGGTCGACTGGAATCTTTCCGCAGTCGATCTGTGGCGCAGGGTGCGCGCTTACTATCCGTGGCCTGTAGCTTTCACCTCATGGAGCGGCAGGGGCATCAGGATACTTGAAGCATCGCCGCAGGACGGTCGAGTCGATATGCCCGGGCGGGTTCTCGACCTGGGCGATGGTGGGTTCGGCGTGCAGGCGGGCGACGGGATTCTGAAGCTGGCGAGGGTTCAGGTCGAGGGGAAGAGGGAGATGAGCGTGGAGGAGTTCGTCCGCGGCCATCGCGGCTTTGTCGGCTCCGTACTGCCGAGTTAA
- the nadD gene encoding nicotinate-nucleotide adenylyltransferase, producing MKIGVLGGTFDPIHNGHLGIAEAACRQLGLERVMFVPARSPWLKGDRAITPPRHRVEMIKLAAAFDPRYEVSRVDLEREGPSYTVDTLSDLRSELGADADFYFILGMDALKGLEGWRQPGRIVEMCHLVVARRPGVAMIDLKALEASLPGISKKVIVIDNELYNINSTEIRRLVAAGRSIVGLTPDAVARYIQENGLYVEEG from the coding sequence GTGAAGATCGGAGTGTTGGGCGGGACGTTCGATCCGATTCATAACGGCCACCTGGGTATCGCCGAGGCGGCGTGCCGGCAGCTTGGTCTTGAGCGGGTGATGTTTGTCCCGGCGCGCTCTCCATGGCTGAAGGGGGATCGCGCTATCACCCCGCCGCGGCATCGCGTCGAGATGATAAAGCTGGCCGCCGCGTTCGATCCCCGATATGAGGTCTCGCGCGTCGACCTGGAGCGGGAGGGGCCGTCCTATACCGTCGATACCCTGTCGGACCTGAGGAGTGAACTTGGAGCGGATGCCGATTTTTACTTCATCCTGGGCATGGATGCGCTGAAGGGGTTGGAGGGCTGGCGGCAGCCCGGCCGCATCGTTGAAATGTGCCATCTGGTTGTGGCTAGGCGGCCGGGCGTGGCCATGATCGATCTAAAGGCGCTGGAGGCGAGCCTGCCCGGCATATCGAAAAAGGTCATCGTTATCGACAATGAGTTGTATAATATAAATTCAACCGAGATCAGGCGGCTCGTAGCCGCCGGGCGTTCGATAGTCGGCCTGACGCCGGATGCGGTGGCGCGATATATTCAGGAGAACGGCTTGTATGTTGAGGAGGGTTGA
- the pyrE gene encoding orotate phosphoribosyltransferase — protein sequence MAPDYKERLLDYTREHAVLRGDFTLASGAKAKFFFDMKMVTLSPEGAYLAGKVIFDMLKGVDVAAVGGLTLGADPIVTAVSVVSYIEGRPMPAFIERGAVKDHGTMKTIEGYVPGKGLPVAIVEDVITKGGATLKAVEIAEAAGCRVTKVIALLDRHAGGSDEVRRRGYDFTAVLHADADGGISLG from the coding sequence ATGGCTCCGGATTATAAGGAAAGATTACTGGATTATACGAGGGAACACGCGGTTCTGCGCGGCGACTTTACGTTAGCGTCGGGGGCAAAGGCAAAGTTCTTTTTCGATATGAAGATGGTGACCCTTTCGCCCGAGGGGGCGTACCTGGCCGGCAAGGTCATATTCGATATGCTGAAGGGCGTAGATGTGGCGGCCGTAGGCGGCCTGACGCTTGGCGCTGATCCGATCGTGACGGCGGTGTCGGTCGTCAGCTATATCGAGGGCAGGCCGATGCCGGCATTTATCGAGAGAGGGGCGGTCAAGGACCACGGAACTATGAAGACGATCGAGGGGTACGTGCCGGGCAAAGGCTTGCCGGTTGCGATCGTGGAGGACGTGATAACAAAGGGGGGCGCGACGCTGAAGGCCGTCGAGATTGCCGAGGCCGCCGGGTGCAGAGTAACCAAGGTTATAGCTCTACTGGATAGGCACGCAGGCGGCAGCGACGAGGTGCGGCGGCGCGGTTACGACTTCACAGCGGTCCTGCACGCGGATGCCGATGGGGGCATAAGCCTTGGGTAG
- a CDS encoding tetratricopeptide repeat protein produces the protein MNWFRTHLEGTLWLVWLGGGALLAGIIVAVLKLETVGGTLSIMGWWLIILSSVGYLATLINRCNWVLEEKAQDRSIMWAFLIGIIGGIVPIVVALFGRNNTIIKPAGKAENANDFEVRRLVEREKGQSLTIGHSSERALRLAREHFDRALEHESMGARQEAMAEYNKALEFDSRYAMAYYNRGLLLMRSGKKTRARADFQKVISLSEGLELADMATRSLQEMDAYDLGG, from the coding sequence ATGAACTGGTTCAGAACCCATCTGGAGGGGACGTTGTGGCTTGTATGGCTCGGGGGCGGCGCGCTCCTTGCCGGTATTATAGTTGCCGTTTTAAAGCTGGAGACCGTCGGGGGAACCCTGAGTATTATGGGGTGGTGGCTGATCATACTCTCCAGCGTCGGTTATCTCGCCACACTGATAAATAGGTGTAACTGGGTACTGGAGGAGAAAGCCCAGGATAGAAGTATAATGTGGGCGTTCCTTATAGGCATTATCGGCGGCATTGTCCCTATAGTCGTGGCGCTCTTCGGCAGGAATAACACTATCATCAAACCGGCCGGCAAGGCTGAAAACGCTAACGATTTTGAGGTCAGGAGGCTAGTGGAGAGAGAGAAGGGGCAGTCGCTGACCATAGGCCACAGCTCTGAACGGGCGCTGCGGTTGGCGCGTGAGCATTTCGATCGGGCGCTTGAGCACGAGAGCATGGGCGCAAGACAAGAGGCGATGGCGGAGTATAATAAAGCCCTGGAATTCGACAGCCGCTACGCCATGGCATATTACAATCGGGGATTGCTTCTAATGCGCTCCGGTAAGAAGACGAGGGCCCGGGCGGATTTTCAAAAGGTCATATCTCTCTCCGAGGGATTGGAGCTTGCGGATATGGCCACGCGCTCTCTACAGGAAATGGACGCTTATGATCTCGGGGGCTGA